CTTTCTTTGCTCCCATTTCCTTGCAGTAGGTGCACGCCAGCTCAACGGCCGAGGTATCGCCGGCGATGACGATCTGGCTTGGGAGGTTGTAATTCGCCACCATAACCACTTCCTGCTCCTTCTGGGCCGCGCGGCGACAGGCTTCGCGGATGGAGTCGATGTCCAGGTTCATAATGGCTGCCATGGCGCCCTTGCCCACGGGAACCGCTTCCTGCATGTATTTGCCGCGCAGGTGAACCAGCTTTACCGCGTCGGCAAAGTCGATACCTCCAGCGCAGCACAGGGCAGAGTATTCGCCCAGGGAGTGTCCGGCAGCGGTTTTCGGGGTCATTCCCAGTTCCCGGGTCAGGACCTGGTGCGCGATGACGCTGGTCACCAGCAGCGCGGGCTGGGTGATGCTGGTCAGGCGCAGCTCTTCTTCGGGACCGTTAAAGCAGATATTCATGAGGTCGAAGCCCAGTACATCGCCGGCCTGCTCGAAAAGGTGGCGGGCATAGTGGTACTGCTGGCAAAGATCCTTGCCCATTCCGACCACCTGTGAGCCCTGGCCGGGATAGAGAAAGGCAATATTTTTTTCCTGTAGCATGAGTGCTCCTCTTAAATGGTGACGATGGCGCTGCCCCATGTGAGCCCACCGCCGAAGGCAGTCAGGGCAATGGTGTCACCGGTTTGAATTTTTCCCTGCTCAAGGGCTTCAGCCCAGGCAATGGGAATGGTTGCCGCAGAATTGTTGCCGTAACGATCCACCGTCACCATCACGCGGTCCATGGAGAGTCCGAAGCGTTTGGCAACAGCTTCGATAATACGTATATTGGCCTGGTGCGGAATGACCAGGGAGATGTCCTTTTCATTGACGCCACTTGCTTCCAGCGCTTCCTGCAGGACGTCCGACATGTTTTTGACGGCGACTTTGAAGAGTTCGTTGCCGCGCATCTGAATAAAGCCGACGTCTCCGCCGCGGGAGCGCTCGGCGAAGGGGGTGTCCGAGTTGACGCGGGGCGTCATGAGCATGTCGCCGTAATTGCCATCGGAGTGAAGGATACAGCTTTGTACGCCGGGCTCCTGCGAGGGAACCAGTACGGCTGCGCCGGCACCATCACTGAAGAGTATGCAGGTGCCGCGGTCGGTCCAGTCTGTTATGGAGGAGAGGGTTTCGGCTCCAATCACCAGTACGCGCTGGTAGCCAGCGGCACGTATCATGGAGTCGGCAACTTTCATGGCGTAGATGAAACCGGTGCAGGCGGCCTGCAGGTCAAAGGCGGCAGCCCTGGTGGCCCCAAGCTTCCGCTGGACTTCGCAGGCGGTACTGGGCATGCAGAAGTGGTCGGGGGTAATGGTGGCCAGGATGATCAGATCGATATCTTCCGGTCTCAGCCCCGCATTATTCAGTGCTTTCCTGGCAGCTTCGCAAGCCAGATCGGAGGTCTTTTCGCCGGGTTCGGCCACATGGCGCTGGTGAATCCCGGTGCGCGTCCGTATCCATTCGTCATTGGTGTCCACCATGGCTTCCAGGTCCTGGTTACTCAGCACCCTGGACGGGACATGGTAGGCAATGGAGGCAACTTTACTGTAGAGCACCTTACACCTGTCCATTGTTCTCGATATGGTTGAGTTGAGCGAATGTTTTGGTGATGTCGTCGTATATGTGCTGGTTGACTCCGCGCTCAACGTAGATTCTGGCGGCGCGGAAGGCGTTTTTCAGTGCCTGGGGGCTGGAGCTGCCGTGACTGATGAAGACGGCTCCGTTAACGCCCAGAAGTGGTGCTCCACCGTACTCGGTGTAGTCGAGGCGTTTTTTCAGGCGCTTGAGGGCTTTGACGGAGAGCACCGCTCCCAGCTTGTTGAACCAGCCACGCCCCAATTCTTCCTTGAGCATGGTGGAGATCATGTAGGCGAGGCTTTCGCTGACCTTGAGGGCGATATTTCCGGTGAAACCATCGCAGGCGATGACATCCACAACGCCCTTGTAGACTTCCTTGCCCTCCACATTGCCCCTGAAGTCAATCAGGCTGCACTCGTTGAGCAGGCGGAAAGTCTGGCGGGTGATATCATTGCCCTTGCTGTCTTCTTCGCCGATGCTGAGAATACCCACCGTAGGGGCGGGTTTGTTGAGGACGTAGCGGGCATAGGAGTTGCCCATGAGGGCAAACTGCAGAATGTGTTCCGGACGGCAATCCACATTGGCGCCCACGTCAAGCATGATACTGGTACCGGAAAGGGTCGGCAGAAAGGTGGCGATGGCGGCTTTGGCGACACCGGGCATGGTTTTGAGGTAGAGCAGGGAACCACCCATCACGGCGCCGGTATTGCCGGCACTGATGAAGGCGTCCGCCTCTCCCTTTTTAACCAGTTCCAGTCCCACGCGGATGCTGGAGTCCTTTTTGCGCCGCAGGGCGATCCCCGGCGCTTCCTCCATGGTGATGTACTCACTGGCATGCACGATGCGCAGCCGCTCGCGGGGACAGTCAGGGTATCGCTGCAGCTCCTGCGCAATCACCTGTTCCGGTCCGACCAGACAGATTTCGATGTCCTGATACTCTTCCAGGGCCAGAACGGCGCCTTCAATGGGGTTCTGGGGGGCAAAGTCACCCCCCATGACGTCAATGACTATCCTATGCAACGACGACTCCAAGTGGAAAGGATGGATTGATCCTAGAGATCAACTTCAACCACTTGCTTTTCGTTGTAACTGCCGCAGGAAAGGCAGACCCGGTGGGGGCGCTTGGGTTCGCTGCAGTTAGAGCAAGTTACAGTCTGTACGGGGCTCAGAGCCTGGTGAGCGCGACGGCTCCCTCTTCTGGAACGGCTCGTTTTCTTCTTGGGCACTGCCATGGCAATACTTCTCCTTTGATGTACACGTATTTCGGTGTAAATGGTTGACAAGGTTACGCGTGTTTCCCTTCTTGTCAGGGAAAAACCGAGCGAATATATAGATACCCGCAATGCTTGTCAAGGGTTCGCTTTTCGTCCGCGCTCTTCTCGCAGGAAAAGAAGTGGAGTCGACGGCCCCCTGCATTGCTTTCTTGTGGGAAAACGGTGTATAAGGTGCCCTGTTTGTAATGGGCACAAATTCGTATACTACGTTAATATGAACGAAAATAAAACCGGTTTTTATTTATGTCATTCTTCATGAAGCATATTCCCCAGAAACTCAAAGCACTCCTGCTGGTTGCGGTCTGTCTGAACGCGGTCATTATTGTGCTGAGTCTTTATTCGGCCCACCGCACCATGGAAGCCTACCGGGCCAACCTCATGGAGTTCGGGCGGGCGGTTATCCACGCCTTTGAGAGTGGAAACCGTGTCCTGATGATGTTTTCTCCCATGCATGCCGGACAGGTGGAGGTCCTTCTGCAGGAGATCTCTCAGCAGGAGGCGGTTGCGAATGTGGTCATCTACGCTGGTGACGGTTCGCCACTGGTCTCCCTGAAGCCCGTTGATCACCAGTGGCTGGTGACGGACTTTGAGGGTGAGTTCGTGGTGGAGGCGGCAGACTTTTACTTTATCTACCGGAAGCTGCGTCTGACCGATGGTGGCCGCATTATGGGTGTCTGGAACCGCTTCCATCGCGAAGAAATGTTCCGCAAAGGCCTCTACATCATGCTGAGCATCGACAAAACCCCTATCAATGCCTTGCGCAACAAACACTACTTCGATGTTTCCCTGGTGATTTTTGTGCAGGTGTTGCTGGTGGTTATCTATGGCTTCCTGGTAAAGCTGATCAATATCCACGTGCAGCGGGAGGCGAAGCTCAAGCGCATGGAGCAGGAGGCGGAACTGGGGCGCTTCTCCAGCGTGCTGGCCCATGAGATCAAGAACCCCCTCAGCTCCATGGCCGGGCTGATCGGCTTTGCCCTGAAAAAGGAAAATGATCCCCATATCCGCGATATTCTGCAGCGCTCTCTGGACGAAACCAATCGCCTGAACACCATTGCCAATGATTTTCTGGCTTACGGTAAGGATATTCCCCTGGAAAAAGCTCCGGTGCAGTTGGGTGAACTGTGGCAGAAGGCGGCGGATCTGCTGGAGCATGAGATTACCCACAAGGAGATCGACCTGCGCATTACGGGGAGTGATTTTTCCATCCTGGCCGATCGTGAAAAACTGCTGCAGGCTTTTGTGAACTTCCTGCTGAACGCGGTGGAAGCCTCTCCCCATGGGCAGCCGGTGGAAATTCTCCTGGACAGCGCTGTTCGCAGTGTTCAGGTGAAAAATGCCGTTGAATCGTCGCTGCAGTGCCATGCCGATGACCTCTTCCGCCCCTTTTTCACCACCAAAACCAAGGGTTCCGGGCTGGGGCTGTCCATCAGCCGCAAGATTCTGGAGCTGCATGGTTTTCAGTGCCGCATTTTCGCCACGAACCCCTTTACAGTACATATCGACTTCCAGGTGAGCCCGTGAAAAAACAAAAGCGTATTCTGATTGTCGACGACGAAGCGAATCATCGTTTCATGCTGAAGGTCAATCTTTCGGACCATGGTTATGAGGATATCCTGGAGGCTGGCCATGGCCAGGAGGCCCTTGATCTGCTGCAGGAGTACAGCGCGGATCTGATCCTGCTGGATATGAAGATGGCGGTCATGGATGGTCTGACCTTTCTGGCGCAGCTGCGCAAGCGCGGCCTGCAGACACCAGTGATTGTCATCACCGCTTTTTCCACCGTCAAAGGCGCTGTAGAGGCCATGAAGCTGGGCGCCACAGACTTTCTGTCCAAGCCGGTGGATGTGGACGAGCTGAAGAAGCATATCGACGCGGCTCTGCAGCGTGATCCCAGCATGGTGGCTGCTCCAGTGAAGAAGAGCACCTATCACTTCCCCGGGGTCTACAGTGACAAGGGCCTGGGTGCGGTGATTGATCTGCTGGAAATGGTGGCTCCCACGGACGCGTCGGTGCTGATTCTGGGGGAGTCGGGCACCGGCAAGGAACTGGTGGCCCGCTCCATACACGACAATTCACCCCGTGCCGGGGCGCCTTTCATGGCGGTGAACTGTGCTGCCCTCAGTGAGAATCTGGTGGAGAGTGAGCTCTTCGGCCATGAGAAGGGTTCTTTTACCGGTGCCACTGGCCAGCAGAAGGGACGCTTTGAGGCGGCCCACGGCGGAACCCTCTTCCTCGACGAGGTTGGCGAACTGACGCCCGGGGCGCAGTCAAAACTGCTGCGGGCTATTCAGGAAAAAGTTATAGAGCGGGTCGGCTCCACCAGACCCATTCCCGTGGATGTGCGCATCCTGGCCGCCACCAACCGCAATCTGCAGGATATGGTGCACAGCGGGGATTTCCGGGAAGATCTCTACTTCCGCCTCAATGTCTTTCCGGTGGAGCTGCCTCCTCTGCGGGAGCGGCGCGAGGAGATTCCTCTGCTGGTCAAACACTTCCTGGCAAGTCACGCCAAACGTTTCAACAAGCTTATCAGTGGCTGTTCGGAAGGCTTCCTGAAGAAGATGCAGGCCTATGATTTTCCCGGCAATGTGCGTGAGCTGGAGAATCTGGTGGAACGGGCCATTATCCTGTGTCGTGGAGCGGTTCTGGAGGCAGAGCACCTTCCACCCATGACGGCCAGGCCAGGTGCTGCCACCGGCAACGGCAGCAGTATGAAAGACCAGCAGAAGCGCATGATCCAGGAAGCACTGGAAAAAGCTGACGGCAATAAGTCGGAAGCGGCGCGCGCCCTGGGCATTGCCCGCCGCACCCTGCACTACAAGATCAAAGAGTACGGGCTGGAGTGAGCACCCCGGCATCAGCTCACCTTTCCCGCACATCCGCCCATGGGGTTGATCATCCATCAAGCCACAGGAAGAACCTCGTGCATGGGTTCTGTATTTCCCTTGCCACCACCATTGCCGAGCCTTCCACCGTCCTGCCCCTGATCGTTCACCACTTCAGCTCAAGCCATATCCTGGTGGGACTCTTCGCTTCCCTTCTGCGGGGAGGCGCCGTTGTGGTGCAGATGTTCGCCGCGTTCTATTCCCAGAGTCTGCCGCGGGTGATGCCCTATCAGCGCATCGTTTATCTGGTTCGCTTTCTGAGCTGGTTCGGTATCGGTCTGGCCTTGTATATCTTCGGGGACGACTGGCCAGTGGCCAGTTTATGGGCGCTTGGCATCGGGCTTTTTCTCTTTTCCTTCTCCGCAGGGTTTGGCTCCATCTACTACCGCGAAATTCTCGGCAAGATCTTCAGCCACCGCTTTCTGGGGAAGACCATGGCCCAGCGCCAGTTTCTGGCCGCCTTTGGCGCGGTGCTCAGCGGTGCGGTGGCGGGCTGGGTGCTGCAGCACTTTGAGCCTCCGGCCAGCTATGCCTGGCTCTTCATGGTCAGCTCCGGTTTTCTGGTGGTGGCCTACCTCGTCTTCCTCACGGTTGATGAGCCGGTAAAGCGGAACGTGGCAGCCAGGGAAGACTCCTTTGGGCTCTTCCTGCGCCACTGCGCCGAGATATTGCGCGATGATCGCGCCCTGCGTCAGCAGATTGTGGTCATCACCCTTTCCTACTCCTACCTCCTGGCCATGCCCTTTATCATCCTGCAGGCCAACCAGACCATAGCGCTGAGTGGCTGGCTGATCGGCGGTTATGTTTCGGTGCAGATGATGGGAGCCATGGCGGGAAATGTGGTGTGGGGGCAACTGGCCTCCCGGGGACGCAACCGGGCGGTGGTGACCCTGTCCTTCAGCGTGATGATCGCCGCATTTTTGCTGGTGTGGAAGAGTCAGAGCGCCCTCAGTTACGGTTTCGTCTTTTTTCTGCTGGGAGCCGGAATGGATGGCATGCGGTTGGTGGCGAACAATCTGATTATTATCATTGCTCCGGAAGCCAAACGTCCGGTATATATCGCGCTGCAGTTCAATATCACGTCCCTTGGGCTGTTTTTTGCCATCCCCGGTGGACTGATCCTGAGCAATTTTGGCTATGACGTGCTATATTTATGCACGCTTGGAGCGCTTCTGACAGGGCTGCTGTGCGCGCGGCGCCTGCAGGATCACCGCTGACGCGGATGTCGGCGCTCATGCGAAACACAGTTACCTGGAGAAATATATGCGACTGCAGGA
This portion of the Desulfurispirillum indicum S5 genome encodes:
- the fabD gene encoding ACP S-malonyltransferase, translating into MLQEKNIAFLYPGQGSQVVGMGKDLCQQYHYARHLFEQAGDVLGFDLMNICFNGPEEELRLTSITQPALLVTSVIAHQVLTRELGMTPKTAAGHSLGEYSALCCAGGIDFADAVKLVHLRGKYMQEAVPVGKGAMAAIMNLDIDSIREACRRAAQKEQEVVMVANYNLPSQIVIAGDTSAVELACTYCKEMGAKKAVMLPVSAPFHCSLMQPAQDRLQKDMESITFNDLQYTIINNVDAAYMYRAEDIPTSLTRQVTGTVRWYESMEILLGDGIHSFVELGSGKVLSGIMRKINKEARILNLESCEDLKKIEEAFYAAAQ
- a CDS encoding beta-ketoacyl-ACP synthase III, which gives rise to MLYSKVASIAYHVPSRVLSNQDLEAMVDTNDEWIRTRTGIHQRHVAEPGEKTSDLACEAARKALNNAGLRPEDIDLIILATITPDHFCMPSTACEVQRKLGATRAAAFDLQAACTGFIYAMKVADSMIRAAGYQRVLVIGAETLSSITDWTDRGTCILFSDGAGAAVLVPSQEPGVQSCILHSDGNYGDMLMTPRVNSDTPFAERSRGGDVGFIQMRGNELFKVAVKNMSDVLQEALEASGVNEKDISLVIPHQANIRIIEAVAKRFGLSMDRVMVTVDRYGNNSAATIPIAWAEALEQGKIQTGDTIALTAFGGGLTWGSAIVTI
- the plsX gene encoding phosphate acyltransferase PlsX, whose amino-acid sequence is MHRIVIDVMGGDFAPQNPIEGAVLALEEYQDIEICLVGPEQVIAQELQRYPDCPRERLRIVHASEYITMEEAPGIALRRKKDSSIRVGLELVKKGEADAFISAGNTGAVMGGSLLYLKTMPGVAKAAIATFLPTLSGTSIMLDVGANVDCRPEHILQFALMGNSYARYVLNKPAPTVGILSIGEEDSKGNDITRQTFRLLNECSLIDFRGNVEGKEVYKGVVDVIACDGFTGNIALKVSESLAYMISTMLKEELGRGWFNKLGAVLSVKALKRLKKRLDYTEYGGAPLLGVNGAVFISHGSSSPQALKNAFRAARIYVERGVNQHIYDDITKTFAQLNHIENNGQV
- the rpmF gene encoding 50S ribosomal protein L32 translates to MAVPKKKTSRSRRGSRRAHQALSPVQTVTCSNCSEPKRPHRVCLSCGSYNEKQVVEVDL
- a CDS encoding histidine kinase dimerization/phospho-acceptor domain-containing protein, whose translation is MSFFMKHIPQKLKALLLVAVCLNAVIIVLSLYSAHRTMEAYRANLMEFGRAVIHAFESGNRVLMMFSPMHAGQVEVLLQEISQQEAVANVVIYAGDGSPLVSLKPVDHQWLVTDFEGEFVVEAADFYFIYRKLRLTDGGRIMGVWNRFHREEMFRKGLYIMLSIDKTPINALRNKHYFDVSLVIFVQVLLVVIYGFLVKLINIHVQREAKLKRMEQEAELGRFSSVLAHEIKNPLSSMAGLIGFALKKENDPHIRDILQRSLDETNRLNTIANDFLAYGKDIPLEKAPVQLGELWQKAADLLEHEITHKEIDLRITGSDFSILADREKLLQAFVNFLLNAVEASPHGQPVEILLDSAVRSVQVKNAVESSLQCHADDLFRPFFTTKTKGSGLGLSISRKILELHGFQCRIFATNPFTVHIDFQVSP
- a CDS encoding sigma-54-dependent transcriptional regulator, with the translated sequence MKKQKRILIVDDEANHRFMLKVNLSDHGYEDILEAGHGQEALDLLQEYSADLILLDMKMAVMDGLTFLAQLRKRGLQTPVIVITAFSTVKGAVEAMKLGATDFLSKPVDVDELKKHIDAALQRDPSMVAAPVKKSTYHFPGVYSDKGLGAVIDLLEMVAPTDASVLILGESGTGKELVARSIHDNSPRAGAPFMAVNCAALSENLVESELFGHEKGSFTGATGQQKGRFEAAHGGTLFLDEVGELTPGAQSKLLRAIQEKVIERVGSTRPIPVDVRILAATNRNLQDMVHSGDFREDLYFRLNVFPVELPPLRERREEIPLLVKHFLASHAKRFNKLISGCSEGFLKKMQAYDFPGNVRELENLVERAIILCRGAVLEAEHLPPMTARPGAATGNGSSMKDQQKRMIQEALEKADGNKSEAARALGIARRTLHYKIKEYGLE
- a CDS encoding MFS transporter, which encodes MSTPASAHLSRTSAHGVDHPSSHRKNLVHGFCISLATTIAEPSTVLPLIVHHFSSSHILVGLFASLLRGGAVVVQMFAAFYSQSLPRVMPYQRIVYLVRFLSWFGIGLALYIFGDDWPVASLWALGIGLFLFSFSAGFGSIYYREILGKIFSHRFLGKTMAQRQFLAAFGAVLSGAVAGWVLQHFEPPASYAWLFMVSSGFLVVAYLVFLTVDEPVKRNVAAREDSFGLFLRHCAEILRDDRALRQQIVVITLSYSYLLAMPFIILQANQTIALSGWLIGGYVSVQMMGAMAGNVVWGQLASRGRNRAVVTLSFSVMIAAFLLVWKSQSALSYGFVFFLLGAGMDGMRLVANNLIIIIAPEAKRPVYIALQFNITSLGLFFAIPGGLILSNFGYDVLYLCTLGALLTGLLCARRLQDHR